DNA sequence from the Sandaracinaceae bacterium genome:
ACCGCGCGGGCATCGGGATGCTCGGCCAGCACGGCGCGTGCTCGAACCACCAGCGCGTCCACCGTGATGGCCTCGCCGTCCACCCGCATGGACCCCTCGCGTGGGACCACCACCGACAGCACGGTCTGCAGCTCTTCGGCGCCCGCGGCGCGCGGCAGGTCGAGCGGCACCGCCGGCGTCACCACGATCTTGGCGGTGACGATGAAGATGACGAGCAGCACCAGCGTGATGTCCACCAGGGGCGTCACGTTGATGCCCTCGATGATCCCGCCGCGACGTGGGCCCGAGCTCGCCATCGGTTAGTCGTCCTCCGACACCAGGTAGGCGAGCACCAGGTTGGACACGGTCTCCGCGTCGTCGAGCAGCACCGCCAGCTTGCGCTGGAAGAAATTGTACGCGGCGACCGCGGGGAGGGCGACGGCGATGCCCACGGCGGTGGCCACCAAGGCCTCGGCGATGGCGGACATCACGGCGCCCGACGCGACCTGACTCGCTGCGCCCGAGCCCGCGGTGGCCGTGGCCTGGCCAAGCTCCTCAAAGGCGAGGATCACGCCGATGACGGTGCCGAACAGCCCCACGAACGGCGCGTTGTTGCCCACGGTGCCCAGGAACACGAGGCGCGCTTCGAGCGTCTTCCGCTCGGCGGCCACAGCGCTCAGCATGCCCTTGTCGGCCGCTTGCGACCCGCGCCCCGCCAGCCGCAGGCCTGCCGTGGCCACCGCGGCGGCAACGGAGCGCATGGGGCGCAGGCACTCGATCGCCAGGTCGTACGCACCGCTCTGCAGGTGCCCGTCGAGCTGCGCCATCAGCGACCGCACGTCATCGGTGCGCGAGCGGAAGAACAGGAAGCGCTCTACCGCGATGATCACGCTGACGAGCGACAGCGCGAACAGCAGCCAGAGCACGAAGGTGGCGCCGGCGGTGACGAGCAGGTTCTTGGTGGTCTCGATGAGGTTCATGGTCGCGTCTCCTCGGCCATCCGGGGCTCGCGTGGGACCTCACTCCTTGCCTTAATGAAAACGAAAGTCAAACTCAATTAGGCGTCGGCAGGGCACGGCAGCGCTCAGGGGGGCGCCCCACATGCCACCCCTGCCCACTGCACCGCCGCGCCCAGCACCTCGGTGCCGTAGCCGATGAGTTCTGCCAGCCTCGCGATCTCATGCTGCCGGTAGAGGCGCAAGGCCGCGCGCGGTCCGGGGGTGGGGAGGTGCCCCATGATCGTGTCCAGGCCATCGGGCAGCGCCTGGAACGCGTCGATCACGGCTCCGTGCGGCGGCTGGGGGACATCGGCGAGCGTCGCCAAGACGGCCGCCCGCAGCGTCTCGAGGCCGCCGCGCATCTCCTGCTCGGTCTCCGCGTCGCGTAGCGCGCCGAGCGCGTCGTCCACCCCCTGTTGCGTGCCGCGAGTCAGGTAGGTGTCCACCTCGCGCAGCACGTCGCCGAGGTCCGAGGCGGAGTCTCGCACCCGCTCGAGGTCGTCCAGCGCGGGCTCGCTCTCGATCCACTGGAGGAGCGCGGTCGTCCCTTCTAGCTGCTCGCTCTGCGCGGCCTCCCACTCCTCGCGCTCGCTGGTGTACGACAACAGGTTCACGTGAGCATGCGCGCTCGCACCCACCAGCTCGTCGAACACCGCCGCGTAGAGCGCGATGGTCGCGGCCGAACAGTCGGTCGCGTTGCCAGCGCGCGGCGTGGCATCGGCCATCATCCCCTCGGCCGCGTTCAGCAGCGCCGGCAGGATGGCCTGCACCGCCTCCCGGAGCACCAGCGTGTCGCCCGACTCCTCGGACTCCGCAAGGGCGTCGGCGAGGTGCTCGCGCAGCTCACTCACGGCGTCGGCGAGCGGGTGTTGTTCGGCGCGCAATGCGCTCTCCAGCTCGGCCAGCTCGGCCTGGGCATCGGTCAGTTCGTACCGGCGCGCCTCGGCTTCGGGGTCATCGCCGGTGGCCACCTCGTCGTAGTCCGACCCCGCGGCGACCTCGTCGTAGTAGTCCCCCTCGCCATAGCTGCCGTCTTCATCGATCGCCGCCGACATGTCGAAGCGGTCGGACCCGGGCACGCGCGAGAAGAACGCGTCCTCGAGCAGCTGCCCCGTGGCCCCGCGGGGTTCGTTGGCGGGTGCGACCGGCGTGGTGGTGGTTGCCGTTCCCGCTCGCGAGCCCCCGCACCCCGCGGCACACGCGGCGCCCAGCGCGAGGATGAGCGAGAGGGCAAGGGGACCCCGGTACCGCGAAGCCAGCAAGTCGAGAGGAGCCGAGTGGTCGCCGCGCATGGCGCGCAGCGTACCACCGTGCCCCGCTCGCTCGCGCCTGCTAGAGCGGCCCGATGCCCCCCAGCACCACGGTCGACGCGCTGCCCGGCGCGCCGTTCGCCGCGCCTTCTGCGCTGCGTGAGCTGGTGCGCTTGGCGCTGCCGGTGATCGGGCTGAACCTGCTCAACGTCACGGCGCTGATCGTGGACGCGGTGATGTGCGGCAACCTGCCCAACGGCGAGGAGGCGCTCATGGCGCTGGGCTTCGCGGGGCAGATCTCGTTCCTCATGATCGTCATCATGATGGGCGTGACCGTGGGCGCCGTGGCGCTGGTGGCGCGCGCGCACGGGGCCAGGGCGCGCGACCGGGTGCAGCACCTCTTGCAGCAGTCGGTGCAGCTCACGCTCATCGTGGGCGTGGTGGCAGGCGCGTTGGGCGTGGCCATCACGC
Encoded proteins:
- a CDS encoding biopolymer transporter ExbD, with the translated sequence MASSGPRRGGIIEGINVTPLVDITLVLLVIFIVTAKIVVTPAVPLDLPRAAGAEELQTVLSVVVPREGSMRVDGEAITVDALVVRARAVLAEHPDARAVISADQAVSHGRVIRILDALSEGGLTHVAFGALRPDVPSASVRPPVEGTVSREDAPGAAVR
- a CDS encoding MotA/TolQ/ExbB proton channel family protein, which encodes MNLIETTKNLLVTAGATFVLWLLFALSLVSVIIAVERFLFFRSRTDDVRSLMAQLDGHLQSGAYDLAIECLRPMRSVAAAVATAGLRLAGRGSQAADKGMLSAVAAERKTLEARLVFLGTVGNNAPFVGLFGTVIGVILAFEELGQATATAGSGAASQVASGAVMSAIAEALVATAVGIAVALPAVAAYNFFQRKLAVLLDDAETVSNLVLAYLVSEDD